From the genome of Maniola jurtina chromosome 10, ilManJurt1.1, whole genome shotgun sequence, one region includes:
- the LOC123868824 gene encoding uncharacterized protein LOC123868824: MSGEDIALIAPSENTKKYVKTEHSVEGFSLQSSEEDVHLKSGIFHRVQSIFSIPSMTKFRRRLQKMNCFKTEEEEIAMIEMPRHKSIDIGTGFARRMSLFLFTKRSVCVHPYHPFTPKQTTRKIYKPNDD, from the coding sequence ATGAGTGGAGAAGACATCGCTTTGATTGCACCGTCAGAAAATACCAAGAAATACGTGAAAACTGAACACAGTGTTGAGGGATTCTCACTGCAAAGCAGCGAGGAAGATGTACATTTGAAAAGTGGCATTTTTCATCGAGTTCAAAGTATCTTTAGCATACCGAGTATGACAAAGTTCCGTAGACGCCTTCAGAAAATGAACTGTTTCAAGACTGAAGAGGAAGAAATAGCTATGATCGAGATGCCGAGGCATAAAAGTATCGACATTGGCACTGGATTCGCTCGGAGAATGTCGCTTTTCCTGTTTACAAAAAGATCGGTCTGTGTACACCCATACCATCCATTCACACCAAAACAGACCACGAGAAAAATATACAAGCCAAATGACGATTGA